From Amycolatopsis sp. cg9, one genomic window encodes:
- a CDS encoding CaiB/BaiF CoA transferase family protein: MDRPEGPLSGLLVADFSRVLAGPYATMLLADLGADVVKVEGPQGDETRTWMPPVRGDVSTYYLGVNRGKRSIALDLRDEADAAAARELAARADVVIENFKPGGLAKYGLDYETVRAANPRAVYASISGFGSGEGRHVPGYDLMVQAISGLMSLTGDPDGPPYRAGISVFDVMAGNHAVIGILAALRHRDATGEGQHVEVNLLSSALTGLVNHSSAYAAGGVVPYRMGNAHPSVFPYEPLPTADADLIVAAANDGQFRRLCEVLDLPDVPDDPRFARNADRTKNREELRPLLVERLKTRAAVDWFEALTKVGVPCGPINTIDGGFAMAERFGLDPVVEVGEGDRAVPTTRHPIRFSATPAAYRLPPPELDEHGAELRAWLTEDRDA, from the coding sequence GTGGATCGACCCGAGGGCCCGCTGTCCGGGCTGCTGGTCGCGGACTTCTCCCGGGTGCTCGCCGGGCCGTACGCCACGATGCTGCTGGCCGACCTCGGTGCCGACGTCGTCAAGGTCGAGGGGCCGCAGGGCGACGAGACGCGCACGTGGATGCCGCCGGTGCGCGGCGACGTCTCCACCTACTACCTCGGCGTCAACCGCGGGAAGCGGTCGATCGCCCTGGACCTGCGCGACGAGGCCGACGCCGCGGCCGCCCGCGAGCTGGCCGCCCGCGCGGACGTGGTGATCGAGAACTTCAAGCCCGGCGGGCTGGCCAAGTACGGCCTGGACTACGAAACCGTCCGCGCGGCCAACCCCCGCGCCGTCTACGCCTCGATCAGCGGGTTCGGCTCGGGCGAAGGGCGGCACGTGCCCGGCTACGACCTGATGGTGCAGGCGATCTCGGGGCTGATGAGCCTGACCGGCGATCCCGACGGGCCGCCGTACCGGGCCGGGATCTCGGTGTTCGACGTGATGGCCGGCAACCACGCGGTGATCGGCATCCTCGCCGCGCTGCGCCACCGCGACGCCACGGGCGAAGGGCAGCACGTCGAGGTCAACCTGCTGTCCTCGGCGCTGACCGGGCTGGTCAACCACAGTTCCGCCTACGCCGCCGGTGGCGTGGTCCCGTACCGGATGGGCAACGCGCACCCGAGCGTCTTCCCCTACGAACCGCTGCCCACCGCGGACGCCGACCTGATCGTCGCCGCGGCCAACGACGGGCAGTTCCGCCGGCTGTGCGAGGTGCTGGACCTGCCGGACGTCCCGGACGACCCGCGGTTCGCCCGCAACGCCGACCGCACGAAGAACCGCGAAGAGCTCCGGCCGCTGCTCGTCGAGCGGCTGAAGACCCGCGCCGCGGTGGACTGGTTCGAAGCGCTGACGAAGGTCGGTGTCCCGTGTGGACCGATCAACACCATCGACGGCGGGTTCGCGATGGCCGAACGGTTCGGCCTCGACCCGGTCGTCGAGGTCGGTGAAGGTGACCGCGCCGTCCCGACCACGCGCCACCCGATCCGGTTCTCCGCGACCCCCGCCGCCTACCGGCTGCCGCCGCCCGAGCTCGACGAACACGGCGCCGAACTGCGCGCCTG